ccttctcagacaagctcaggggtttagtgttgccgtagcccacaggaacgggGCTCCACAACACTTTTTTCCCTCCGaatgaggattagaatatatgcagttcacataatctgaaATTAATATGTATTTCTAAACAATTGAAAAAACACTCATGACTAAAAGTctctgtcatccaagagagaacTAATGGTCAGAGATTTAaggtgttgatggattcacgtcgtcacctcatgcattgagtaacattacaagtaaacgttccaccttataagttgccggcagtcggcccagtagATTAAGTTAGTTTTTTCCCTCAGTCTCCAGccgctgtgagaggcagcaagacatcctttcattttatagttacagtttactaatgtatGTGAAACTCTCCACTGTTACATAAGCTTCAAAATCAGCCAGTGACCGCCCTCTATTGACCAGTGAaaggactgcagtgttcacagctccaccttttagtaccagatctgtgtgctaggtaccccaacagagtggggaccaaaaatggggacagtagagaacagttccattggtaccatccacaacttttcacagtggaaacagacaaaaagCGTACagagctgaactgaactgtaccgtactgcttggtggaaacgggacTATGGTTATACTTTTAAGACACGATGAATCGTCCAGAAGTGTGAAAGCCCTCCCTCCGAAATGGATGAAAAAATGCTAACCAAGGTTTGCAAATGCTATTTTGAATCAAGTCGATCTAAATTACAATGTAGAACATATAGCTCACACAGAACAGATAGTTCAGAGACCTCTTCCATCCTTTCccctttttaatttttgtttgtcaCTGAACAGCAGTCAGACCCACTGCTCCAACAGCACTTTGCACTAACAGCCACAGCCGTCATTTATTGAATCAGTTAAAGACTGTTTGAGCTGTGGGCCTGAGTCAGTTGgtgtttattatattatttattggGTTGGAGAGGCCAAAGAGACACCAGAAGACAACCTACAGGTAAGACTGTTTCACTGATTTCCTTTCCGTGGCAAAATGAAATAGATTATCTGACCTGTTTCAGACATGAATTTAAGAACAAGTTTTTATTGATGTTAATTATGTGGATCAACTGTCACTAGATAAACTGCTTCACAGGTTATCGTTTGGACGTTTTTCCTGATTTTTTCGACTTTGCACATGACCTGCTTTTCCTCCCACTTGTAGCCAGTAGGATGTGTAGGGGCAGAGAGGCGCTGAAACCTGTGAGTTGCACACCAATAGCTCCAAAACGGTCTGTAGAAAATgccatgatttttttgtcaaCTAGTTAGAGAGCAGACAAATGGTCAGTACTTAGTGTGAATTAGATTATGTACCAGATTAACTGGTATTGGAAGTCTTCAAACCACAAAGGTACagttttgccaagagggaattGATTTTGCAAAAGGTACAGAATCTGTAGCGTCTGAAAGCACGTCTGATGACTTTTCTCTTTGAATCTctgcaaataaaaacatatcagCATAATTAGTAGAACAGTTCCTCCCATTCCTGGACTTTAAAGTAATTTATgctgtaaatttaaaaaaaatagtgtccacttttatttgatttatatttactgtttatttttagGGTTGGGTATTGTTTGGGATTCTCCAATACCAGTGCTAAAACAGTACTTTAAAAATGGTGCCGGTGCCTGAACAAAATAAAGCACAGACATCAGTCAGTGACATTAAAGAacagttttttatttcaaaggCATATTTGAACCTGAAATTGAACATGTTAACGCTTAAGAATTTAAAGTATacttatataatatataaatatgaataaatacaaaacactaGGGATGTTCCAGTCCGGTTTATTTGCCCCCGATCCCCATCGGAGTCGTTTAATATTGAGTATCTGCGGATACTGAGTCCCGATCTGATACTTTTGTTTTCCTACATTATACAGCTAGAGtgcataataaataaaacctaGCCCAACTACAATAATTCAGAagtccaatgtgtaggatttagtggaatctagtggtgaggttgcagaaacTGAAACTTCTCTGGTTCGCCACGCATGTCGGAGAACTACgatggtgtttgttttgtctgttttgggctacttagAAACACATGGCAGACTGCATgggagaggacctgctccatatgtagatataaatggttcagtctaaggtaacaaaaacaacaattcttattttcaggtgattatgaatcaatgaaaacatagttaggAGTATTATATACAGTTTcagccaatagatgcccctaaatccaacacactggacctttaacactAGAAACAGTCACAGTACaaataacagcaaaataaattttGAGTTGGGATCAACTGTCACGTATCgccttcacacacaaacaatctgGCACCAAAATGAGGCACCCAAATCTGCATTGTAATTCAGTCTGGTAGGTTCTGGTCGTGTAGGATCCGGTTTCGGTCCCCAACCCTATTTAGCACAAAAGATTACAATgtcagtgttaaaaaaacaacttcagcAGCACAATGTCCTCGCTGTTCCTGGGTCTGTTACTCTGCTGCATACAGACCTCCCTTACTGCTGCAGGGGAGCTCTTGTGTTTCACTCTGGCAGTGTTCCACTGCGTCTCAGATGACCATGTAGAAAACACATGGGAGCTGATTATGTAATCCACTAAGTTGGGCCATTTGCCATGTTAAGCTTGGGCTTGTTTTAATCCACTTGGCACCCATAGGTAAGACTAAACCAGGGCATTATATAGTGGTGATCTTAAGTGTATAGTTAGAACTTGCTGACCTAATAGTTCAAAGCTGACTTGGCACTTGGTAAATGCTTTTAAGTGTAGCATGAGTAGTCCTACTTCAAATGAAACCCTTAAACCCAAACAATCGTGTAATGCAGAGTGTAGAAAGCATTATGTTAATGTGTACCACTCACACTGTATTCACATGGTGACGCCGTGGACAGCATATGCATTTTAACCTACAGCATCTCCTGCATGAGGTCAAATCTATTACTCCTCAGCATTTGCCTGAATACACATTGATTGGGAAGTGGGCGGATGTGGGTTCTACCAGTATGTATTTATTGGAATGGCCTCAAATTACATCAGAGCATAATCTCAGGTCTCCATAGAGTAACTGCAGAGGACAAGTTGACCTGTTACATATGTGGAAAATCACTCAATATAAGCTTATGTGATAAAGAGAGGAGCTGGACACTGGACAGGAAATGACCTCTgatgtaataaaaatacaataatgcAAATGTTTAGAGGTAAAAACgtgctgattaaaaaaaaaaaagttttgctcGTAGACGGGTTAACTTCCTCTCCTGCTGTAATTCCTTCCTTAAGCACAGGTTACTGTAATTTTTTAGGTGTTCTTTAAGATTGAACTGTAATTTGTGGTTTTAAGTAAGCGTGTCCTGAATTGAGCAGTATCTGCATTAAACCTGCTCAAACAGCGGACCATTCTTCCTGGAGGAAACACCAGGGCTAAGAGGACTTCCTCACTTGCAGCCGCAAGCCTCTCCAATGCAATGAGTCATGGCAGTATGTGAGCATGTCTGGCCAAGGgagtcaattttattttcagtatcGTGCTGATTAcgtgtttttatgtattttattatgaCTTTTCTGTTGTTGAGAAACTAATAACATACTTTGTTTCCCCCTTTTCTTCCTGTTGGGCTCCTGCAGAAACTTgaggaggaaaaaggaaagaaagaaaaggagcgGCTGGAGATCGAGagggaaaggagagagagggacaaaGAGCGGGAGCGCGAGAGGGAGCGCCGCGACcgtgagaaagagaaggaaagggagagagaaagggacaAGGAGcgggaaagagacagagatcGCGACCGGGAACGGGAGAGGGATCGCGAACGAGAGAGGACGAAGGAGCGGGAGAGGGAgcgggagagggagaggagtcGAGACGTCAGTGAAGACCGCAGCAGATCGAGGTCAGTGGGAGTCAGAGCACATGGTTCATTGTGACAGTATCTGTATAAAACATCTACAGTACAAAAGAACACTCGCCGACCACTTTATTaagtacaccttgctagtaccaggttggacacCTATTGCCTATAGAACTGCCCTTATTCTTCGTGGCATAGATTCTACAAGGTGCTggctcagaccagcccgtctggcaccaacaaccatgccacgttcaaagtcacttaaatcaccttccccattctgatgctcggtttgaacttcagctgGTCATCTTTACCATGTCTACATGCATTGTGTTGCTGCCACATGGTTGGCTAATATGGTATTTGCATTAAGGAGCAggtgaacaggtgtacctaataaagtggccagtgagtgtacaTTTGCAGTGGTCATTGCACAGATACAGGTTATTTTACAACTCTGtcataaacaaaatattctgcCTTCCCTCCTAAGCTTGCCAAATAAAATCTGCTACAAAGAAGGTGCCCTGCCTGAAGCATAACTCAAGTCTTTCAGCCCAAAAGAAATTAACATAAATGAATGTCCTTTTACCTAAAAGGACATCTTATGTCCTTGCTAACaggacagtaaaaaaaaaaaaattaacctcATTCTCATTTTCACCTAGCTCACGTACAAAGTCTGTCCTCATCTGGAATGGCATTACACCAGCTGGTCGGCTTTCAGTATAATGTCATACAAATCAACAGAGCTGCACAGCCTCCAAAATGGGTATACATTTCAACTTACCCCTGACACAGTCTTAACAAAACATGTCGATGGTCATTTTCATAAGGATAGTTGATAAAACAGTCTCTTCAAGGTCTGTGTAgcagctgttctggagctttcactCACCTTCGTATCTTCACCTTCGATATCACCTTgatatcagtgtttcccctatatgcaactggGAGCAGTGCACCGccgctgctgaaatatgaccgccgctgctgattttttttaaaattattatgtttttagttttagCTCTCTATACcatgtccttttattaaacaaactaaatatgttattatcttatttacatgacGGCATGTAATTTCTACATGGTCgcgcgtttacaattctcctctgctctctgtatctgtATCGAGTTTCGCCCCGATGTGCACACACccgcacacagacacaagcgcgtacgcacacacacacacacacacacacacacacataaccacACTAGAGTGCAGCTCAGGCCGTATTTTCCTGACTGAACCTGACTTGAGTCCGAGACAATTATAACCGAGCACGGCCCAAACCCGCAGCACAGCACCAATGGagcagagcctgtgttgcgttcaggcgtcaGGCGTCACGTTGAATGTGCTATAACAGCTGATTCATAAAGTTGAAATAAGGGACTAACTATACAATCCCTCCTTGTATCACGACAACCAGGATAAGTTGGTAGCTGGCTGGAGGGAGGTCGCCATGGGAGatgaaagtttctggtaaatgaccaTCGCAAATAACACCCTGTttggggtgggaatcaccagaggatccacaatACGACATTATCATGATACAGTATTATTgggattttaaatatgttgcgataggctgagtattgcgataaaatagaCTGTAatttatgtccccaaaggaaaactttgtcaaaatTTGTTTTATGTAATGGGatcaagttttcagtctgttcatttcatttcagtctttttttttgcatcaagaTGTACCTAGTGgtctgaaaaagcaattgattatattaaaGGCTTATActgtaggctacctaaagtttaatttgtatttgtaatattaataatttatataatttaaaaaaatcgaTACTTGCCACTGTGTGacgattttgttttttcctcatcttTACAACCTACAGGCTGTTTGCTATATTGTATGTCACTTCAAGTAAATATCACGATATAAAACATGTAGGAAGAAAGCAGGCACTCTCCCATCTTTTAATAGGTTACGTCTCCAGTCTGATCTGGAGCACACAGCAGATAGGCTGAGGtacatggtttgtttacatggcttAGTAGAAGTGTGTATTTAACGGAGTCAGGGTGATTGGGGAGCTATGATGTCATATGATGCAATGCAGTAGTTAAACGCTCACTTGCTATCAAGACACGGTGCAGCAAATACCTGTAATTCAAGGTACAGGAAAACAAGTGTGCTGATTCATGCAAATATGACCTGAATAAACTGCTGTAGTAAAATGCAGCTCTGCCTTTGACAGTTGGTGCTGGCTAATGGCCAAATTCACAAGACTGACTACAAGTGAAATAAGTGTTTGAGTTTTTGTTAAATTAttcacattttctctctcatttCAATTTTAAGGTCATGGGTGACTGGTGTTAAAGTAATTTATTTGTCTTCTGCAGAGAGCGGACTAGAGAAGATAAAAAACGAGACCGTGAAGAAGATGAGGAAGACGTGTACGAACGGAGGAGACTCGAGAGGAGGCTTAGAGACAAGGAGGCTGCTTACCAAGAAGTACGTGTATAATCTCTCCTAACATTTTGATTCATTAAACTTAAGTTTAAGTAATAGCACCAAAAGAAATTAGTTTGACGACAgagttgtttttcttctttaagcGCCTGAAAAACTGGGAGATCCGGGAGAGGAAGAAGGCTCGTGACTACAGcaaagaaacagagagggaggacgAGAGGCGTCGTGAAATGGTATACATGACCGCAGACCACACTATATTAAATTGCTAGCAAATGATTATTGCTATACAGTTTGTAATGTCAGATATGTGAGGATGAGTAACTGGTTGTTTGCAGATATACAAATTGTTACTGTGTTTAAATTCAGATGAAAGAAGCCAAAAGACTGAAAGAATTCCTTGAAGATTACGACGACGACAGAGACGACCCAAAATATTACAGGTGATTATCTTAATGCACATTAGAAGTGTGAGCCGCACacttttgcttgtgttttgcaTACACTTCTCATTCTCATTCTCATTCTCAGGGGCAGCGCTTTGCAGAAGCGACTCCGTGACAGAGAAAAGGAGACAGAATTGGACGAGCGAGACCgaaagagggagaaggaggagctggaggagatcAGACAGAGGCTTCTGGCTGAAGGTCACCCTGACCCTGATGCTGAGCTGCAGAGGGTGAGTCACTCATTTCGTTTACATACATTTTAGTAACGTGACTTTTTCCAGTAAGATGATTTCTCATATGTCATGTGAACTAGAAAGCTAGTTTCCATAATCAGGGTAGATTTGTCCCGGAGACACTGCTACTGCACTGCCTCACATACAGACAACTGAGTTTCTGTTCAGCTCTCTGCAAGTATACATGTGCATAACAAATTAAAGGAAGTAACAGAGCAGCTGGATGAAAGGAAAGATCATTACACAGTGATTTGtccttgtatttaaaataatgtcATCTGAAGTCTGATTAACACTGAAGTTGGTGCTgatatgcagattttttttaaacctgggAAAACTTGCTAAAAATAGATGACATTGCCCATtgtcccattgccagtagatgGGCATGTTTTTCGTGGGGTTCTTTGGTATGTTATGTTCGGCTTAATGAATGCACCGTTAGTAAAcaatagaaagcagcatggaggcaggtgaaaatgttacactggttacttctttttttacatCTGTTACCTATTCAGTCTCTCAAATTttgtgcagactaatttggaatgGTATTCGAGCGCTGCtcggacagagacagacggatgACAAAGTGTCTTTGCATAATGTTGAAAAAGGGGCAAAAATGAGTGTCCACCCAGATGTTATGTTTTAATCGCAGCTGATCgagctggagccgataaataccaGTGACTATTGCAGAGACATTTTTCACGGGAATGAATGGACACTGTCAGAGCAGTGAGGCTAAGCTCTGCTCCTTGCCAGAAGAGGAGCCGCTGCTGTCGGGTGCGAGCCTTTTTGACTGCAGCTTAAAGGCTGCAGCAAAGCCAGATCTGGGTCTGTCTGCGGCGGGCTGCACTGCCATTTGATACAGAGTCACCAGCATTAAATTTTGACTATTTCATAACCACTTAAAAATTCTTTTTAGCTGCATTAAATAGCAGTCTACCTCCGTGTTTTGGTACAGTTGGTGCTCAAAAATGATGAGTACCATACTGTACAAATGAACTGTACTAAAGACCACCATTTTAAGTGGACTCGGGCAGGGATCAGCATATTGTGCCCAGATATGGCACACAGGGTTCACACTGACTAAAAGAACTTGACATTTGGCTCAGATCTGGGCTCAGAAATCGGTTTCTACCACTCAACATTTGACCGTTGGTTCAATTCAGATGCTTGCAATATAAGTCCTTTCTCTGCTctgatgcaaacacacacacacacacacacacacacacacacaaaggtcacAGAGCAGCGTCACCTGTCAATAAAACAGATCAAAGTCTGGAAGCATTAAGTCAGTATCCACCGCTGAACATGACTGTTTGTTAAATTCATACACATTCGTGCTGTGAGTAAAAGTtccactttgtttgtgtttacagaGGATTTCTGACTTTGATCTGTCTGGCAGTGTGtttgtcagatttttttattttatttacttatttatttgcAAAGAACTTGTGCACATATTGTTAACTTCAGTTTTTCTGTTAAAGTTTCCCTGTCGTCTGACTTCCTTTTGGTGTTCAATCTGTAATGATGTTAGTACATCTGTTATTAAAATGCCATCAGTCTCCAAATATTGATTTGTCACACATAAATGAAAAGTATACCAGAATAGGAGGTTATTGTTCATGTATGTTTATGCAGATGGAGGAGGAAGCAGAGCGCAGACGACAGCCTCCTCTGAAACTTGAACCTGAGGAGGAAGTGACCCAGGAAAAGTCTCGCAAGGATCGGGATCGGGAGAAGAGAGGGTCGGGAAGGCCCGCAGAGCCGATGCCACCACGACCTCCCCCGCAGCATTCAGACGACGATGaagaggaaggggaggaggatGACTACCACGATGGTGAGGATTCACAAGAGGCCAAGCCACAACTCAAACCCATCATGCGACCAATCACCACCGCTCCCTCAGTGTCCTCTGCCAGTGGGAACGCGACTCCAAACACACCCGGCAACGAATCTCCCTGCGGCATCATCATTCCAGGTGAAAACACTCCTGAGGTTCAGCCTCCAGAGGAACACCGACCCAAGATCGGTCTCAGTCTCAAACTGGGTGAGCACAGCAGTAAACTACTGACACAAGGAGCTGTTTCTTCGGCTGCTTTGTGCAGAAATAACAAGTGTTTCTCTCCTCCAGGTGCCACCAACAGTCCCAGCCAGCTCAACGTTGGAAAGCGAAAGAAGCTGGCAACCGTGGAAAGTGTTTTCAACAAGTTTGATGATGAGGAGGCTGATGAGCAGCCTCGCAAAAGGAAACTGGTTCCACTGGACTATGGTGACGATGACAAGAGTCTGGGGCTGGATGGAGCGGAAATTTCAGGGGCCAAAGGCAGCATCAACACAGAGGAGAAACGCAAGCACATAAAGAGCCTTATTGAGAAGATCCCCACTGCCAGGCCTGAGCTCTTCTCCTACCCTCTGGACTGGGCTATGGTCGACTCGGTAAACAGCCTCTGATGTTTTACAGtgttcaaaaggtcaaagagaGTGTAGTGATTTAATATTCTGAGTTTGAGTTCTGCAGCTGCATTAATCGATGTAATGATTCAGTGGTTCATTTGCTGTCATAACATCATCAGTAATAGATAATGAAGTCATGTACTGCTCTGATTGTTCTCTCTGTAGACTCTCATGGATCGCCGCATTAGACCATGGATCAATAAGAAGATTATTGAATACATCGGCGAGGAGGAACCGACGCTGGTTGATTTTGTCTGCTCAAAGGTTCGTGAATGCCATGCAAAACAAGAAAGCCTCTGCATATATTCATGAGGAATAgtcattgatttttatttatatattatttgtgtgtgtgccctgaAATTCATTGTGTTGCATCGTTGCTCATTTTAAGTGTTGCTTTCTTTCTCCCCAGGTGATGGCACACAGCACCCCTCAGGGTATTCTTGATGATGTTGCTATGGTGAGTTGAGTCAGTTTTTTTGCCATGACAGTAGCACAGCCTTAGCAATGGTAATGTTGGTCTGCCTGCAGTCGGTCCAACACTTTaagccagactgaaatatctcacaTT
This Epinephelus lanceolatus isolate andai-2023 chromosome 15, ASM4190304v1, whole genome shotgun sequence DNA region includes the following protein-coding sequences:
- the rbm25a gene encoding RNA-binding protein 25 isoform X1; this translates as MSYPPPLNRQQIGIPQLPPRIPPPQYAGFAPTVPPGTPMIPVHMGVVTPTPTVLVPTTVAVAQKPMLPKKEPTIRAKDTDDSGGPTTTVFVGNISEKGSDMLVRQLLAKCGIVLSWKRVQGASGKLQAFGFCEYKEPESTLRALRLLHELLLGDKKLLVKVDAKTKAQLDEWKAKKRSANGGASGGSKNGDDDEEEVLDEETLRRDQVVKAAIDVLIREYASELNAPSQDADSQPRNKKRKEKKEEEDINAMEMEDDKRDLISREISKFRDTHKKLEEEKGKKEKERLEIERERRERDKERERERERRDREKEKERERERDKERERDRDRDRERERDRERERTKERERERERERSRDVSEDRSRSRERTREDKKRDREEDEEDVYERRRLERRLRDKEAAYQERLKNWEIRERKKARDYSKETEREDERRREMMKEAKRLKEFLEDYDDDRDDPKYYRGSALQKRLRDREKETELDERDRKREKEELEEIRQRLLAEGHPDPDAELQRMEEEAERRRQPPLKLEPEEEVTQEKSRKDRDREKRGSGRPAEPMPPRPPPQHSDDDEEEGEEDDYHDGEDSQEAKPQLKPIMRPITTAPSVSSASGNATPNTPGNESPCGIIIPGENTPEVQPPEEHRPKIGLSLKLGATNSPSQLNVGKRKKLATVESVFNKFDDEEADEQPRKRKLVPLDYGDDDKSLGLDGAEISGAKGSINTEEKRKHIKSLIEKIPTARPELFSYPLDWAMVDSTLMDRRIRPWINKKIIEYIGEEEPTLVDFVCSKVMAHSTPQGILDDVAMVLDEEAEVFIVKMWRLLIYETEAKKIGLVK
- the rbm25a gene encoding RNA-binding protein 25 isoform X2, which translates into the protein MSYPPPLNRQQIGIPQLPPRIPPPQYAGFAPTVPPGTPMIPVHMGVVTPTPTVLVPTTVAVAQKPMLPKKEPTIRAKDTDDSGGPTTTVFVGNISEKGSDMLVRQLLAKCGIVLSWKRVQGASGKLQAFGFCEYKEPESTLRALRLLHELLLGDKKLLVKVDAKTKAQLDEWKAKKRSANGGASGGSKNGDDDEEEVLDEETLRRDQVVKAAIDVLIREYASELNAPSQDADSQPRNKKRKEKKEEDINAMEMEDDKRDLISREISKFRDTHKKLEEEKGKKEKERLEIERERRERDKERERERERRDREKEKERERERDKERERDRDRDRERERDRERERTKERERERERERSRDVSEDRSRSRERTREDKKRDREEDEEDVYERRRLERRLRDKEAAYQERLKNWEIRERKKARDYSKETEREDERRREMMKEAKRLKEFLEDYDDDRDDPKYYRGSALQKRLRDREKETELDERDRKREKEELEEIRQRLLAEGHPDPDAELQRMEEEAERRRQPPLKLEPEEEVTQEKSRKDRDREKRGSGRPAEPMPPRPPPQHSDDDEEEGEEDDYHDGEDSQEAKPQLKPIMRPITTAPSVSSASGNATPNTPGNESPCGIIIPGENTPEVQPPEEHRPKIGLSLKLGATNSPSQLNVGKRKKLATVESVFNKFDDEEADEQPRKRKLVPLDYGDDDKSLGLDGAEISGAKGSINTEEKRKHIKSLIEKIPTARPELFSYPLDWAMVDSTLMDRRIRPWINKKIIEYIGEEEPTLVDFVCSKVMAHSTPQGILDDVAMVLDEEAEVFIVKMWRLLIYETEAKKIGLVK